The sequence AAAAGAAGTAAAAACCAAATGATACTTTGCATGAAAATACAATACACACACTACCCCCACAGCACCTGccacaaataataatatggcTAGGTCATGTGATCTCCTcggagaaaaaaaaggaaaagggtgctaaatttcatatatataagttCCAAGAAATTTTGGTCAAGACCCCAGCAAAATGATCAGAACCTTAAGCATGCACTTAGATTGGATGGTTGAGGTCATTCCTAAGTGGGTCAATGAATTTAGAAGGCACCCCCACAAATTCAATTATGATGTCTCCATCACAAGGGATAACCTGAGTCTTAttgctttctttattttttttccttcttggcCAATATCTAAGTGTCATTTATTTGGAGCAAATTAAAACTGTGAAAATCCCCACATGTCCTTGACCTATCACAAAACGACAGAAAAACACGTGGCCAATCACAAGTATTATGTTGTCCAATTCTATCTCCTGAGTAGCTTTCTTTAACCAAGTCTATTTAAACATCCTTATTTGACTAGGTTTTCTAATCACCAATTTTGAATTCCAATTTTATGATTTGACACAAGAAACCCCCCACATTGTTATATGATTGTTCTTATTCCCCCACTACCAATGATAATTTggactaaattattattattattatgattattattattatttatacaaatctctattaataatatatatatatatatatatattttggctgAAACCTctgttaataatatttaatcatGATTTCTTTTCTCCCTAGCAAAATAATACTTGAAGCGACTGACCATATCAATCCCGTTCGAAAGATAAGCCCACTTGAAACATAGTCGGACGATCCTAAAAAGAACTTCAATGATGATATTAATAATTTACTAACAATCAAACCGACTAATTATATAAGAATTGCTCACTAAAATGattgttttaataattaattagtaaaaaatgaaaaaatgaaaaagaaatttgtcGTTTATGGTTATTGATAAAgacaaatagaaaaaagaaagtaaacgCATTTTGTGTGTTCTCCCACTGGTTGAGGAAGAGAAATCATATTGAAcataaccaaaacaaaaaaacaaaaaaaataaaagagatcaTATTGGAGAGAAAAAGCATAATggctttttttagaaaattgaacCCAAAGCATATTAGTGCGATATGCATACAGATATAAAAAGGTCAAGTAAATTTCAgccaagctttttttttttttttttatgaataatatatcTTCGAATTTAGTCACGTGGAAACTGAAGACTgtaaaatgtaataatatacAAAAGCCATATTACACAAACTACTACTTTTCCAAATTGAAAACGGCCAAAACTTTCGCTGTTTAAAGCCGTCCAAATCAGGCCCCCCACAATAATCTAGCGGCGTACTCCACAGTCCAAACGGACCCTCCCAAACTTCTTGACCCGTACACTATAACTTCCTCCTGTAACCGTCTCGGTCACCGTCACCGTCACCGTCGCCGTCACCGacaatttctccattttttttccgtttaacttcttttttattttttttatttttttttattttagtttttactcAGGTGCCGAAACGTACTGCATGAACTCCGGATCGTTTTCGAGTCCGGTCATCGTCTCCGGTGCCAGAACAACCTCCAGATCGACGCTTCCGTTACCTTCTCTGCCGGGAAACGCCGAGATCTTGCCGTCGAACTTGTTGGCCCTACCGCTCCGAACAGCCAGAGGTCGGCCCCACCCGAAATCGTTGTTGTACATCGGGAACCTCGGCGAGCTCCCCATGGTGATCGACGCGCCGTCGAAGTTCCCCAGCGGGAACAACCTCGGCTGCTTCTCCCAATCCTCAACACCCCGGCGCACGGTAGCGTCGTCGTGCGCCACCACGTTCTTGTGGAGAAGATCGGCGCTCCAGTGGAGGTCCTGAGAGAGCAGTTCGCCGGCCGGAGAGTAAGTCGGAATACTCTGAATCGCGTTGCCGAAGTAGTGCGAGTCCATTTTGGGATTGAGTCGGGGGCGGCAATTCACAGCCATACGAAACGTGGTCGTTTTGGAATCTTCTAGCTTCCTCGCACGTGTCACCGAACGCCACAGCTGTGCACAAAGCGATTGAAACGACGAAATCTCCTCCATCcgcttgttattgttattattattattattattattattattctttaacaGAGAACCGTCGTAACCGTTAGCGGTTTTCCAGCTGTCGTTGGACTGCTTGCCGAAAATCTCGGCCGAGTCCGAAATACCGTTACGCATCACTTTCAAGGTATTATTATTCGCTCTGAACTTCATCTTCAAAACAGCTTCTCTGGTAAAATGGAAAATCCTCTCACGCAGAGGCTGTTCGCCGGAAAACGTAACCTTAGGTCCACCGGGGGGGAATTTAAGCACGGCCGGTGAGTTAAAAACGGTGTCGCGGCTAAAATCCGGCGACTTCGAGATTTTCATAGCACCTTTACAAATCTCAGCAAAGGTATTGAAGAAATGCCAGAACGAAGTCCCATCCGTAACGGAATGGTTAACGGTACAACCAATAAACACACCGTCGGCTAGTTCAGTAACCTGAACTGCAGACAAAGGCTTATTGTGGCCGGAATAACTCAGAGTCCGGTCGAAGGCGAAGAATTCC comes from Ziziphus jujuba cultivar Dongzao chromosome 6, ASM3175591v1 and encodes:
- the LOC107406452 gene encoding BAHD acyltransferase DCR, whose translation is MPASSTIVVSKCTIFPEQPSSVKSLKLSVSDLPMLSCQYIQKGVLLNLPPYSINDLVSSLKHALSSALSHFPALAGRLETDSQGHIYIVCNDAGVEFIQAKAKHLSLHNILLPNDDVPDCFKEFFAFDRTLSYSGHNKPLSAVQVTELADGVFIGCTVNHSVTDGTSFWHFFNTFAEICKGAMKISKSPDFSRDTVFNSPAVLKFPPGGPKVTFSGEQPLRERIFHFTREAVLKMKFRANNNTLKVMRNGISDSAEIFGKQSNDSWKTANGYDGSLLKNNNNNNNNNNNNKRMEEISSFQSLCAQLWRSVTRARKLEDSKTTTFRMAVNCRPRLNPKMDSHYFGNAIQSIPTYSPAGELLSQDLHWSADLLHKNVVAHDDATVRRGVEDWEKQPRLFPLGNFDGASITMGSSPRFPMYNNDFGWGRPLAVRSGRANKFDGKISAFPGREGNGSVDLEVVLAPETMTGLENDPEFMQYVSAPE